A single Candidatus Thalassolituus haligoni DNA region contains:
- a CDS encoding tetratricopeptide repeat protein has protein sequence MFTPSLTAVPNATPLLHPASSKRTSLTQLILTGILLGSFLSGCAAHKQQAQPEDQATEPSLNDTATAGTTTAATQAESAAIEPKPKPASFSQEELLELLSAEFAGQRQQFERARDGYLAAAERTGNPQIAARAAQVSQYMGSYPQAIQAARIWLAAEPDNPEVHWQLAQLYMSQRLFLNALEHLSVLQDLTGDSHYELLASTASLGAESDRKKLLDALSQRLVTTPNNPSLWTAAGILEQSLGNNTSALNHYNQALTLAPDSLPAAVFKARMLASGADKRAALTWVDQVLVQHPDHKGMEVLRARLLLNTDQTEAARQAFEDLHQSYPGDHTILLSLGLIEFELELNQDSYNHLLSLLETGAHQPQALYYLGQLSERLGKPDQALSYYAQVEDSREFMPAHLNAAALLAEQQGIQSAVDYLTALRQSHPDKHNELMVLEASLLTDYGHFQDALDRYTRLIDDNPNDAKVIYYRALVAERMNNLPLMEQDLERVIELQPDNADALNALGYTLVDRLHRIEDALPLLKRALVLRPNSPAIIDSLGWAYFKLGDYQQAEPLLQRAFTIVADHEIAAHYGELLWVTGAQQQAREVWRAGLQDHANSAIIRATLQRLKVEMDAE, from the coding sequence GTGTTCACACCATCGTTGACAGCCGTACCGAACGCTACGCCGTTGTTGCATCCGGCCAGCAGCAAACGCACTTCTCTTACTCAATTGATCCTGACTGGCATCCTGCTCGGCAGCTTTTTGTCGGGCTGTGCGGCACATAAACAGCAGGCACAACCTGAAGATCAGGCCACCGAACCCTCGTTGAATGACACTGCGACGGCCGGAACGACAACCGCAGCCACACAAGCCGAATCCGCCGCAATCGAACCCAAGCCCAAACCTGCCAGTTTTAGCCAGGAGGAGTTACTCGAGTTGTTATCTGCCGAGTTCGCCGGGCAGCGTCAGCAGTTCGAGCGTGCCCGCGATGGCTATCTGGCCGCTGCAGAGCGTACCGGCAATCCACAGATTGCTGCTCGGGCCGCGCAGGTCTCCCAGTATATGGGTTCCTACCCGCAGGCAATCCAGGCTGCCCGTATCTGGCTGGCTGCCGAACCCGACAACCCGGAAGTACACTGGCAACTGGCCCAGCTTTATATGTCGCAGCGGTTGTTTCTCAACGCCCTGGAACACCTTAGTGTATTGCAGGATCTGACCGGCGACAGCCATTATGAATTACTGGCTTCCACCGCATCTCTCGGGGCCGAAAGTGACCGCAAAAAGCTGCTTGATGCGTTGTCACAACGGCTGGTAACCACCCCAAACAACCCCTCACTCTGGACCGCAGCGGGTATTCTGGAACAAAGCCTCGGTAACAATACCAGCGCACTCAATCATTACAATCAGGCGCTGACCCTGGCTCCCGACAGCCTGCCAGCGGCGGTATTCAAAGCCCGGATGCTGGCATCGGGGGCTGACAAACGTGCAGCTCTGACCTGGGTGGATCAGGTACTGGTACAACATCCTGATCACAAGGGCATGGAGGTTCTGCGCGCCAGACTGTTATTAAATACCGACCAGACCGAAGCCGCCAGACAGGCCTTTGAAGATTTACATCAGAGTTACCCAGGTGATCACACCATCCTGCTGTCATTGGGGCTGATTGAATTTGAACTGGAGCTGAATCAGGACTCCTACAACCACTTGCTCAGTCTGCTGGAAACCGGAGCACATCAGCCTCAGGCCCTTTATTACCTCGGGCAATTATCCGAGCGACTCGGCAAGCCAGATCAGGCGCTGAGCTATTATGCCCAGGTAGAAGACAGCCGCGAATTCATGCCAGCACATCTTAATGCGGCAGCACTGCTGGCGGAGCAGCAAGGCATCCAGAGTGCGGTTGATTATTTAACCGCGTTGCGCCAGAGCCACCCCGACAAACACAACGAGTTGATGGTTCTGGAGGCCAGCTTGCTGACCGACTACGGCCATTTTCAGGATGCTCTGGATCGCTACACCCGTCTGATTGATGATAACCCGAACGATGCAAAAGTCATTTACTACCGCGCTCTGGTCGCAGAACGGATGAATAATCTGCCCCTGATGGAACAAGACCTTGAACGGGTGATAGAACTGCAACCCGATAACGCCGATGCCCTCAATGCCCTCGGCTACACGCTGGTAGACCGATTACACCGCATCGAAGATGCCCTGCCATTACTGAAACGGGCACTGGTATTACGACCCAACAGCCCCGCCATTATTGACAGCCTGGGCTGGGCCTATTTCAAACTGGGTGACTATCAGCAAGCCGAGCCACTGCTACAGCGGGCTTTTACCATTGTCGCCGATCATGAAATTGCCGCCCATTATGGTGAGTTACTCTGGGTCACCGGAGCACAGCAACAAGCCAGAGAGGTATGGCGAGCTGGCCTGCAAGACCACGCCAACAGCGCTATTATCCGGGCAACACTGCAGCGCCTGAAGGTCGAGATGGATGCCGAATAA
- the lolB gene encoding lipoprotein insertase outer membrane protein LolB, whose protein sequence is MPNNIVQKLQTLALLLLMMLMGTLSACSLLPGDQQLQQQQLEQLQDWQLRGKLSVRTNSDSVTGYLTWEQQHQQYDLFITGPMGQGSSRLQGNPTEATLTLPDHDQPLTAPNAESLMAEYLGWYLPIEGIRYWVKGQPSPASEATSQFDDYGLLSNLQQNGWTIRFSRYQQHQGIWLPGLIKLKGYDYTLTLAINEWTLHD, encoded by the coding sequence ATGCCGAATAACATAGTTCAAAAGCTTCAGACGTTAGCGCTGCTACTGTTGATGATGCTGATGGGGACATTAAGCGCCTGCTCATTACTGCCCGGTGATCAGCAGCTGCAACAGCAACAGCTGGAGCAATTACAAGACTGGCAGCTGCGCGGCAAACTGTCGGTCAGAACCAATAGCGACAGCGTGACCGGCTACCTCACCTGGGAACAGCAACATCAGCAATACGATCTGTTTATCACCGGCCCCATGGGTCAGGGGTCGTCACGCTTGCAGGGTAACCCGACCGAAGCGACGCTGACCCTGCCCGATCACGACCAGCCGCTGACCGCTCCGAATGCCGAAAGCCTGATGGCCGAATATCTCGGCTGGTACTTGCCAATTGAAGGCATTCGTTATTGGGTCAAGGGCCAACCCTCTCCGGCAAGCGAGGCCACCAGTCAGTTTGATGACTACGGACTGCTAAGCAATCTGCAACAAAATGGCTGGACCATACGCTTCAGTCGTTATCAACAACACCAGGGCATATGGCTACCGGGTCTGATCAAACTCAAGGGCTACGACTACACTCTAACCTTGGCCATTAACGAGTGGACATTGCATGACTGA
- the ispE gene encoding 4-(cytidine 5'-diphospho)-2-C-methyl-D-erythritol kinase, protein MTDVASPWVSVPAPAKLNLMLHITGRRPDGYHNLQTLFQFLDYSDWLEFRCRGDDLLTLTPDIDGVERESNLIIRAARVLQNLAKEKGITVPGADIRLTKRLPMGGGLGGGSSDAATTLLTLNQIWQLGQSLDQLARIGLGLGADVPVFIYGQAAFAEGVGEQLTPVPQLEEKWFLVVRPDVHVNTAEIFSHKCLTRNTPAINMRTALEQGGDNDCQQIVSMIYPEVGNALNLLNKYSLAKMTGTGACIFSSFDSEAAAAKVAEQLPAEYEHFIAQGVNHSPAHKLLFRPS, encoded by the coding sequence ATGACTGATGTTGCCAGCCCCTGGGTCAGCGTACCGGCACCCGCCAAACTGAACCTGATGTTACATATTACCGGGCGTCGGCCGGATGGTTACCACAACCTGCAAACCCTGTTTCAGTTCCTCGACTACAGTGACTGGCTCGAATTTCGCTGCCGGGGTGACGACCTGCTCACCCTGACCCCCGACATTGACGGCGTCGAGCGCGAGTCGAACCTGATTATTCGTGCCGCCCGAGTGCTGCAAAACCTCGCCAAAGAAAAGGGCATAACGGTTCCAGGAGCTGATATCCGTCTGACCAAACGTTTACCGATGGGCGGCGGCCTTGGCGGTGGCAGTTCGGATGCCGCCACCACCCTGTTAACACTGAACCAGATCTGGCAACTTGGGCAGTCTCTCGATCAACTCGCCAGGATTGGCCTCGGCCTCGGTGCCGACGTGCCGGTGTTTATTTACGGTCAGGCCGCCTTTGCCGAAGGCGTCGGAGAGCAGCTCACTCCCGTGCCACAACTGGAAGAAAAATGGTTCTTGGTCGTTCGGCCAGACGTCCACGTCAACACGGCAGAAATTTTTTCCCATAAGTGTTTGACAAGAAATACCCCTGCCATTAATATGCGCACCGCACTTGAGCAAGGGGGCGATAACGATTGCCAGCAAATTGTCTCGATGATTTATCCTGAAGTTGGTAACGCATTGAATTTGCTAAATAAATATTCTCTTGCTAAGATGACGGGTACTGGAGCTTGCATATTTTCAAGCTTTGACTCGGAAGCAGCAGCCGCAAAGGTTGCTGAGCAGTTACCGGCTGAATATGAGCATTTTATTGCACAGGGTGTTAACCACTCTCCGGCACATAAGCTATTATTCAGACCGTCCTAG
- a CDS encoding ribose-phosphate pyrophosphokinase, with amino-acid sequence MSKLMVFTGNANPELARLVVERLDIPLGEASVGKFSDGEITIEIDENVRGKDVFIIQPTCAPTNDNLMEILLLADGLRRASAGRITAVVPYFGYARQDRRPRSARVPISARAVADMMAGAGIDRMLTVDLHADQIQGFFDIPVDNVYASPVLLDDLERQNYENLIVVSPDIGGVVRARAIAKQMDVDLAIIDKRRPKANVAEVMNIIGDVKGRTCVLVDDMVDTAGTLCHAAKALKEFGAEKVVAYCTHPVLSGPALERLANAELDELVVTDTIPLSEAAKATGSIRQLTIAGLLAEAVRRVNNEESISAMFR; translated from the coding sequence GTGTCTAAGTTGATGGTATTTACCGGTAATGCCAATCCGGAACTGGCCCGACTCGTTGTCGAACGTCTCGACATTCCCCTCGGTGAAGCCAGCGTTGGAAAATTCAGTGATGGTGAAATTACCATTGAGATTGATGAAAACGTGCGCGGTAAAGACGTTTTTATTATCCAGCCCACCTGTGCTCCCACAAACGATAATCTGATGGAAATTCTGCTACTGGCCGATGGTTTGCGTCGTGCTTCAGCTGGCCGAATTACCGCAGTCGTTCCCTATTTTGGTTATGCCCGCCAGGATCGCCGTCCGCGCAGCGCCCGTGTGCCAATCAGCGCCCGTGCTGTTGCCGACATGATGGCCGGTGCGGGTATTGACCGCATGCTGACCGTTGACCTGCACGCCGACCAGATTCAGGGTTTCTTTGATATTCCGGTTGATAACGTTTACGCCTCCCCGGTGCTGCTCGACGATCTGGAACGTCAAAACTACGAAAACCTGATCGTTGTTTCACCCGACATTGGTGGTGTAGTACGCGCCCGCGCAATCGCCAAACAGATGGATGTCGACCTTGCCATCATCGACAAGCGCCGCCCTAAAGCCAACGTTGCCGAAGTCATGAACATTATCGGTGATGTCAAGGGCCGCACCTGTGTGCTGGTAGATGACATGGTCGACACCGCAGGCACATTGTGCCATGCCGCCAAGGCACTAAAAGAGTTTGGTGCAGAAAAAGTTGTCGCCTACTGTACACATCCTGTACTATCCGGCCCCGCTCTTGAACGGCTTGCCAATGCAGAACTGGATGAACTGGTTGTCACCGACACCATTCCCCTGTCTGAGGCAGCCAAAGCCACAGGCTCCATTCGCCAACTGACCATTGCTGGTCTGCTGGCAGAAGCGGTACGCCGGGTTAACAACGAAGAATCCATCAGCGCGATGTTCCGCTAA
- a CDS encoding 50S ribosomal protein L25/general stress protein Ctc, whose product MSDFTLSAVVREDSGKGASRRLRRENGVPAIVYGGSKEPVTITIKSNEFNKQLENEAFYNSIITLEIAGETEQVLLKDLQRHPAKAMLWHADFLRVNADSKIKAHVPLHFLNEESCVGVKMSGGKVTHQLTSLDIITTADHLPEFIEVDLAAVELGTILHLSDLVLPEGVESLALSHGPEHDTAVVSVMAPKGGSDEETEAAGE is encoded by the coding sequence ATGTCAGACTTCACATTGTCTGCTGTTGTTCGCGAAGACTCAGGGAAAGGTGCGAGCCGCCGCCTGCGTCGTGAAAACGGCGTTCCGGCCATTGTTTACGGTGGTTCAAAAGAACCCGTAACCATTACCATCAAGTCCAATGAGTTCAACAAGCAGCTGGAAAATGAAGCGTTTTACAACAGCATCATTACTCTGGAGATTGCCGGTGAGACTGAACAGGTTCTGCTGAAAGACCTGCAGCGCCACCCAGCCAAAGCCATGCTGTGGCATGCCGACTTTCTGCGCGTTAACGCAGACAGCAAGATCAAGGCACACGTTCCACTGCACTTCCTGAATGAAGAAAGCTGTGTTGGTGTCAAGATGAGTGGCGGCAAGGTAACTCACCAGCTGACCAGCCTGGACATCATTACCACGGCAGATCACCTGCCAGAATTCATCGAAGTTGATCTGGCTGCGGTTGAACTCGGTACCATCCTTCACCTGAGCGATCTGGTGCTGCCTGAAGGTGTTGAGTCTCTGGCTCTGTCTCACGGCCCAGAGCACGATACTGCTGTTGTGTCTGTGATGGCGCCCAAAGGCGGCTCCGACGAAGAAACTGAAGCCGCTGGCGAGTAA
- the pth gene encoding aminoacyl-tRNA hydrolase, with the protein MTAPISLIVGLGNPGNEYEHTRHNAGFWCLDAFAHSQRISLSPDKKFHGLAGKGHINGQECWLLKPATFMNRSGLAVAALANFYKLKPENILVIHDELDLPAGIARFKTGGGHGGQNGLRDIISQLGNNKDFHRLRIGIGHPGDKSRVTGHVLGRAPVAEEQSIRAAIDEACRVLPDVLNGEMAKAMNRLHSFKG; encoded by the coding sequence GTGACTGCACCGATTTCACTGATCGTTGGTCTGGGCAATCCCGGCAACGAATATGAACACACCCGCCATAATGCCGGTTTCTGGTGCCTGGATGCGTTTGCGCACAGCCAGCGCATTAGTCTGTCTCCCGACAAAAAATTTCACGGACTCGCTGGCAAGGGCCATATCAATGGCCAGGAATGCTGGCTGCTCAAGCCCGCCACCTTTATGAATCGCAGTGGCCTTGCGGTTGCCGCACTGGCCAATTTTTACAAACTCAAACCCGAAAACATTCTTGTTATTCATGACGAGCTTGACCTGCCAGCGGGTATCGCACGGTTTAAAACCGGTGGTGGCCATGGTGGCCAGAATGGTCTGCGCGACATTATCAGTCAGCTGGGTAACAACAAGGATTTTCATCGTCTGAGAATTGGCATTGGCCACCCCGGTGACAAATCACGGGTCACTGGCCATGTGCTGGGACGCGCCCCCGTCGCGGAAGAACAGAGCATCCGGGCAGCCATTGACGAAGCATGCCGAGTATTACCAGACGTACTGAACGGCGAAATGGCGAAAGCCATGAATCGACTTCATTCATTTAAAGGGTAA
- the ychF gene encoding redox-regulated ATPase YchF: protein MGFKCGIVGLPNVGKSTLFNALTKAGIDAENFPFCTIEPNSGVVSMPDKRLDELADIVKPERVVPTSMEFVDIAGLVAGASKGEGLGNQFLANIRETDAIAHVVRCFEDDNVIHVANRVSPADDIEIINTELVLADMESCEKQYQRVSRTAKGGDKDAVAQKALLERLLPHFEEGHTARMLDMSDDEQKVARAFHLLTTKPTMYIANVAEDGFENNPHLDVVRTIAASEGAQVVAVCNKIESEIAELDDEDKMEFLSEIGMEEPGLDRVIRAGYELLGLQTYFTAGVKEVRAWTIKVGDTAPRAAAAIHTDFERGFIRAEVVGYNDFIQYKGESGAKEAGKWRLEGKEYIVKDGDVVHFRFNV from the coding sequence ATGGGCTTCAAATGCGGCATCGTTGGCTTGCCCAACGTCGGAAAATCCACACTGTTCAATGCACTCACCAAGGCCGGCATCGACGCAGAGAACTTTCCGTTCTGCACCATTGAGCCTAACTCCGGGGTGGTTTCCATGCCCGATAAGCGCCTGGATGAACTGGCTGACATCGTCAAACCTGAACGCGTCGTCCCAACTTCCATGGAATTCGTCGATATTGCCGGACTGGTGGCTGGCGCTTCAAAAGGTGAAGGCCTGGGCAACCAGTTTCTCGCCAACATTCGTGAAACCGATGCCATTGCCCACGTGGTACGCTGTTTTGAAGACGACAACGTTATTCACGTTGCCAACCGGGTAAGCCCGGCAGACGATATTGAGATCATCAATACCGAGCTGGTGTTGGCCGATATGGAATCCTGTGAAAAGCAGTATCAACGCGTTAGCCGTACCGCCAAAGGCGGCGACAAGGATGCAGTAGCGCAAAAAGCGTTGCTGGAGCGTTTGCTACCCCATTTTGAAGAAGGCCACACCGCCCGCATGCTGGACATGAGTGACGACGAGCAAAAAGTCGCCCGTGCATTCCACCTGCTGACCACCAAACCTACCATGTACATTGCCAACGTTGCCGAAGACGGCTTTGAAAACAACCCACACCTCGACGTTGTGCGCACCATTGCCGCCTCCGAAGGTGCCCAGGTCGTGGCCGTTTGCAACAAGATCGAGTCCGAAATCGCCGAACTGGATGATGAAGACAAGATGGAATTTCTGTCCGAAATCGGTATGGAAGAACCGGGGCTGGATCGTGTTATCCGTGCAGGCTATGAATTATTGGGGCTGCAAACCTACTTCACCGCCGGGGTAAAAGAAGTCCGCGCCTGGACCATCAAGGTCGGCGATACCGCACCACGTGCTGCCGCAGCGATCCATACCGACTTTGAACGCGGCTTTATCCGCGCAGAAGTGGTTGGCTATAACGACTTTATTCAGTACAAAGGGGAGTCTGGCGCCAAGGAAGCTGGCAAATGGCGGCTTGAAGGCAAGGAGTATATCGTCAAGGACGGCGACGTCGTACACTTCCGTTTTAACGTATAG
- a CDS encoding TetR/AcrR family transcriptional regulator: MIDKREQILKATAEMIVEHGLQACPMSKISALAGCGAGTIYRYFETKQDLVKALFDDLITKLTAACTEGYDASLPLRERFFTLWGNYYRYVLANPCQRALMDQLLASPTICAEHRENSLTVLQQVIGQLLDDGKHQGVFKDLPNELLNTVTYGSLSMMAKKQQQAPEKFSCVSCDEEDILSLCWDAIRR; this comes from the coding sequence ATGATAGACAAGCGCGAACAGATACTGAAAGCAACGGCAGAGATGATCGTCGAACATGGCCTTCAGGCTTGTCCAATGTCCAAAATATCTGCTCTTGCCGGATGTGGTGCCGGAACCATCTATCGGTATTTTGAAACCAAGCAGGATCTGGTCAAGGCCCTGTTTGATGACCTGATCACAAAACTGACTGCCGCCTGTACCGAAGGTTACGATGCCTCGCTGCCATTGCGCGAACGCTTCTTTACCTTGTGGGGCAACTATTACCGCTACGTACTCGCAAACCCTTGTCAGCGGGCATTAATGGATCAGCTACTGGCCTCGCCAACCATTTGCGCCGAACACCGGGAGAACTCCCTGACGGTACTGCAACAGGTCATCGGTCAACTACTGGATGATGGCAAGCATCAGGGGGTCTTCAAGGATCTTCCCAACGAACTGCTCAATACAGTGACCTATGGAAGCCTTTCCATGATGGCGAAAAAACAGCAACAAGCACCAGAAAAGTTCAGCTGCGTCAGCTGCGATGAAGAAGACATTCTCAGCCTCTGTTGGGATGCAATACGACGTTAA
- a CDS encoding DUF1820 family protein, with protein sequence MNSKEMVEPVYRVVFLQQAEVFEIYARYIYPSDLYGFVEVEQLLFGERSQLVVDPGEEKLKNTFADVKRTFIPMHAVIRIDEVSKEGKPTVTKTDGVNNVSLFPGPGGTPAGRR encoded by the coding sequence ATGAATTCGAAAGAAATGGTTGAACCCGTCTACCGCGTTGTTTTTTTACAACAAGCCGAGGTATTTGAAATTTACGCGCGCTATATCTATCCAAGTGATCTGTATGGTTTTGTTGAAGTTGAGCAATTATTGTTCGGGGAGCGTTCCCAGTTAGTGGTGGATCCTGGTGAGGAGAAGCTGAAAAACACCTTTGCTGATGTCAAACGCACCTTTATCCCTATGCATGCCGTCATCCGTATCGATGAAGTGAGCAAGGAAGGCAAGCCGACGGTGACCAAAACCGATGGTGTCAATAACGTCAGTTTATTCCCAGGGCCGGGAGGGACACCAGCGGGTCGACGATAA